TGACCGACATCCTGGCCCTGCCGCTGCTGGGGCTGGTGCTGGAAGACGAACAGGTGATTGTGAGCACCAACCGCGGCGAACCACTCACGCTCAACGGCAGCAGCTCCCCTGCCGCTCAGGCCTACAACAACATCGCTCGGCGCGTCTGCGGGGAAGACGTGCCCCTGATCGATCCCGCCAAGGTGCGGCGCGGCCTGCGGGCCAAGCTCGGCCGCCTGATGCAAACCAAGATCTTCTGAGCCGATGACCCTGCGCGATTTCATCAACAAGCTGCTCGGTCGTCAGCCCGCCAGCGCCACCACCGCCAAGCAACGGCTGCAGCTGGTGCTCGCCCACGACCGCAGCGACCTCAACCCCGAGCTGCTCGAGCAGATGCGGCGCGAGATCCTCGAGGTGGTGAGCCGCTA
This genomic interval from Synechococcus sp. HK05 contains the following:
- the minE gene encoding cell division topological specificity factor MinE; translation: MTLRDFINKLLGRQPASATTAKQRLQLVLAHDRSDLNPELLEQMRREILEVVSRYVEIDIEEGDVSLETEDRVTALVANLPIRRTKSLPVQEQPEEEGESDPVWTASQA